From the Porites lutea chromosome 5, jaPorLute2.1, whole genome shotgun sequence genome, the window CAGCAAAAAGGTGTAacgttacaggagaatattttgaaagaggctccacgtctgaataaaaaatagtcataggctaCCGAACGTTAGCcggagaattctccgatctccGATGGCTAATGAAAACTCtgattttctattctgagaaattctcaacttaaatctgacgtttgccgtttgccgtaaacgagACTCTGTCTCTAATTACCTGCAAGAGCTGTGTGCGATAACTGCACAGAGGGTTAGAGGCGAGGAAGTACTGCTTTACATATTCTGCTCGGGTGTCTCGACCTATCCCAGACAAGAAACAGCTAAATTTGCAACCTTGTTGAAGACCATTGTTGCTGAATGATATCTACTTGACCATGACTAATTACTTTATCTCATAGCTAGCCTGTAAGACATGCGTcgaaaggggaggggagggaaaagGATTACGTCTGCCACGCATGCTAACTGAAGAGTAGGTCATCTGTTTCGGGAAGTCTCCGCGCATGTCTCCTCGTAGGTTAAATAGTAGCGAGTTTGAGTTGccacaacggcgacggcaacgaaaacgtcaaaaaaagcaataggtttaataagcgaaacaacaactctgcacgtgcagcacactttcttggtttatttttttgcgttactgcacgactacgacgtgaaaatgccttaaTTCACGTTTAATGGAGGATGTCAACAAGCGACGACAATGTTCTctctctgaacttggatatagttcttaggaattcaattCCACATGATTTCGATTGCATTTGGCGAactaagcgagttggaataatccgATGAAAGAAAGCGAATTCGCTTtgtaagcgacgttttcgccaCCTTCGCTTTCTTAAAAAGAGTTAATATCAAATTGAAAAACAGAttaaaagtaacattttttctTCATCACTAGGTTCTCTGATGGGATCAACTAGCGCGACATCCCttctttccttgtcatcaataGCGAACCCTACTCTGTCCACTGCTCGGTTACAAGTGTCCCCTGTGACCATCCCAACGGCCTCGCAATCTTCATCGGCTTCTGTTGCTGCGACCGCCCAGGTCCAAACTACGTCCACTTCTTCATCGTCGCTTGCAGCTATTCCTGCATCTACCTCTGCTGCTTCCACCGCCCAGGTCCAAACTACTTCCACATCTTCATCGTCGCTGGCAGCTAATCCTGCGCCtaccttttctttttccactgccCAGGTCCAAACTACTTCCACATCTTCATCGTCGCCGGTAGCTACTCCTGCCCCTACTTCTACTGCCTCGAACGCTCAGGCCCAAACCGTCTCAGTATTGTCATCATCGCTGAACGCCCTCATTTCTCCTAGTTCCTCTTCAGTTGTTCCTGCTACCTCTGCATCAGTGGGTAAGCCTCTCTCCTTGTCTGATTATTACCTTTATCAATTTCTGTTTTTCAGATTTAAAGTCTTTCCCTCGAAAACACCtaacattgatttttttacccTCTGAGCTTCTGTGAAAATAATGTAATGTTTTACATCTAATAGAAatgtcaattaaataaataaataaagaaataataagGGAACAGTCTCCTCCTCTACATAATGCCAACAATACTTTGGATCGAAACCCACCAACAATGAGCGAGGTTCATGATACAACAATCACTAACAATCACGGTGGTATAAATAGCCCCACTCATGATCAGTGAATCAACACTATCGCCTGATGAAGTACGCGGTGGAAACATCGCTATCGATGTCTaagtgacaatcgtgagacaaacgataaacgaAATCCTTTATAGACACAAACCACGTTGAGGAACAATATTTTTCatgacaaataaataaaagtataTACAACGAGAGGTCACCGAATTAGTTGCGGAGAAAATTGAGGAACTAGCCAAGAAAAAAGTCGGCATATTTAAGCGAGACTAACTCGTAATTGAATTCTATTACACAGCTGTCGACCCCTGCAAACAGAGTAATGGAGGATGTGCGCACAACTGTATGAAAAATGGAACAACTTACAACTGCTCTTGTGACCCTGGATTTCAACTTGAAAGTGACCTTCACAAATGTGCAggtattgtttttaaaataccgTGCAGTGGATATAACTAGTGTTAAAAGAGTTGTGTCAGTAAATTTAGTCAAATACAGACGGTGGAAATTGGCCAGCTAATTGAACATAAAGAAACAACTGGCTAAATCATTGAAGGAAGGGTTAAATAACATAGCAAATATGAAATCAAAGAAGAcatagagggaaaaaaaaatgcaatccAAGTCCGTAGTGTatcctgggtaccagaggttctTTCCTCGTTTGCGGCGGAATACGGAATACTTCAGTGTCGCCCGCGCAGCAGCAAGGCCGAAGCTACGACCGGCGAACCGAAGACCTGACCGAAGCCGGAAACCGAAGTTCTCTAGCATCCAGGGTATCCAGAGCATTACCACATTTTCAATTACTTGTAATTTTCTTTGCTATAGACATATCAAAGCTGATTCGAAACGCCACCCCTGGCTCTCCGCGAAATCACGTCTGAgcaacgagcgcagaaattacATAATGATACTGACGACGCGTCACTACCAGgatctggatagtgcttttTATCGAATAAAGGAaagttttaaccaatcagaagcgctaCCCAAATCTGTGTAGTAACGCGTCGTGATCATTAGTAGGGAATTTCTGCGTTCCTTGCTCAGACGTACTAATGGAGGCGTTGCGAAATGTCGggtgttttctcaggctaccttTCTTTTAAATCAGATAGATACTTGGCTGAAAAATGTCCAGTATGAATAACATTTTATAAGGCTATTCATTTTTTGTGTTATTCATGTCTTGTCAGACTTGGACGAGTGTAACAGTACAACTGCAAGGCATAAATGTGAACACATTTGTGTCAACACTGTGGGTAGCTATGCGTGCGCTTGCAAACCTGGACACAAGCTACAAATGGACGGGCTCTCTTGCAAAGGTGAACCACATGtataactagtaataaccaaaggttaggcaacctcgtcctcagggcttTTCAAAGGGAAAAAGCCTGACGACGAGGTTGAAGGTTAGGGAGTGCAGGCGAGATACATCGAACGTCAAAACGCTCTTACTCCAAAGCTGTGATTTGCGTAAATTTCACGTGAAAGAAGGTTAAAACAATCTTGATCAGATTACGAGGGAGAGAAGATCCAAACGCCCGTGATCAGATAGCGTTCTGTGCATTCTATTcttcagggccgagttgttcaaagctgggttaaaatAACCCGGGGTTAGttcgagatttgaattcagatttgaaagcttaaaaagcatatcagttttaattctttttatctaCGGGTTGATGATtagaagctctaaaaataacagagaaaattatccgagaaaatgcttttgaacacaagaaaaaaaaaacccgggttaaattgaaccccgggttaagcgctaatcgggcttcgaacaactgggcccagagtgctttagatttgaggacgaggatgactacgagtacgagattttctcaaaacTGTTAAAGTAGTGCACGCGCGTGAGTCAGCGTCATTtcggcgggaaaacgtgataacCGTCGTCATTCTAAAACGGGTTTTAgagagaatgtcgtagtggcgggaacaagttatcgaAGGTGagaggttttatcattttgcaatcGAGAGAGAgagcttaacctccttcagtataaataaccgtactaaattttttggtgaaaaaaggtaagatgaagctttccgggatgtCCTTTTTTAGAACACGCACAAAACCTTTTAGTTAAATCTCGCACTCGTACTCATTCTGGTCCTCAAATCTAACGCTCTCTAATCTGTAGTGGAaatccaaacgaatgctggttGCTTACGTGCTGCCCATGCGTAATAGTGACCTGGAGATTaagattgcgggctcctctgcATGGTCGCCCGCCTTAAGAACAATGATCgcttcatttttttccattgACTGCCTCTTCATCAGAAGTTGATCTTTCGTCATTACATTAACCGTCGGCGTTTACTTCTATGTTCATTTTGCTTTTATGGAATAAGGTTAATTCCTCGCTTTAACATTTGACAtctatttcatttattatttttttcttatcattttCCTAAGTACCACCATTTTTTCCTTGAAGACTCTAATTCCTCTAAGGTAGGGCGAGGGGCAAGATAAGGCACTTGCCTTATTTAAATGCTACTCTAGCATAATTAAGTTTGGAAAAAGTAAGAATTTGCAGTTGAAGCTATTGATTTTGGGGAAGAAATGCCTTATGAAAAATGATAGCGTTTAAGATGCTTCTAgattcaaaattttcttgggATGGTGGTAGTGATGGTGGGGTGCATGCTCCCAGACATCCCTCCAGCGGATTGCGCCCTCCACGATCGCGGAGACCTTGCCACGGGCATTGCCTAAAGTGTGGCCACGCCCCTCTTCACCAGACATCCCTCCAGCGGATGGCGCCCTGGACTCGATCGTGGAGACCCTGCCTCGCGCTTTACCAATAGTCTGGGCTTTGGGCTTGTTTTCCtcggcggctgtacacaggctaagtaAATTCCATCCTATGGTAACATTTGCACAAGTAGTTTTTCTCTTCCTAGAAGAGAGAAAATTCCTTTTATCATAACGCGAAGCTTACAACTTCCTGTCGCTGTCATAAGGGAGATTTGGAAAAATATACGCAGGTTCAAATGAGTACGCCAAAGTGCCCGGAAAGGACTGAACACGACTTAGAGTGGATTTCCACTCTCGCGTAATCTTAACGTGCGTATCCACAGAAAATTTACTCGCGTAAATAAAATGGAAACAATGCAATGTATGGATGGCCGCGCATAAAAGTCAAAGTTTACGTTTACGCGCGCCTTTTCATAGACTGCCACTCTTTTATTTACGCGCGGAAAATTTATGTGCGTACGCACGTATTACGCAACAATGGAAAcccaccttaaaaaaaaaaaaaaaaaaaatggtgctCAAGTTTTCCTTCTTCCATTGATCCATTCGGTTTTTAGATCTGCGCGCgctgtttcctttttttaaattgacatttatttattctgctttatatttcttcttttacaGAATCCACTGACCCTAAACCCACTAGCAAGGCCAAAGAAATCCAAAAATGGAACTGGATAATCTTAGGAATCGTCATCGGTCTTATAGCCTTGAATATTCTCATTTTAGTGGCAGGAGTATTGTAAGTGGATTATTTTGTCTTGTGTGATCACTTTCTTTATTCTTATGACTTACATATATGTGATAAAGCAGTCAGTGTGACATAATTTATTAGAACAAAATCAGATGACGTGGATCACTGTCATGGCTTAAGTTTTCAAGGTACCTTAATCGTGTTAGCCTGCAAAGCATTGGGATAttaggagcttaagcaaagacgttcgGGCGACGCACATTAACCGGAAGCAGGAGCCAATCGGCTCCTGCCGGAAGTGAACTTTTACATTCCTGGGCAGTGGTTTTTGCCCAAAGTTTGACGCATACCGTCTGTTAAGACTAAAGAGAGATAGTAATACAAATTTGGTTAAGGAAAACGCATCACTTTCGGTTGACGTACGgggctcaaaaacgtctttgctttaACTCCCTACTTCTTTTCTGCTCGTACGGCTCGAAGCGCGAGAAAGTCCCCTGCGCGCTTTctatttggttttgttttttagttattGAACATTATTTAACTTAACATTACAATAAACTGTACAATAACAAGgcgaaaaaaagcaaaacagtcATTTATAACACGAAATAAGAAAGTTCAACagtttaacaacaacaactggaagaacaaataaaaaaatcatcatcatcataaataGAGCGCGCGTTTGCTAAATTGCTATAAATCAACACCAATCAGAAATGCACAGAGTGGTCCACTTATTTCTGTATTTGCTGGGCTCCTGTTATTTGTTAAGATTTCCGTTTGTTattacaatttttctttcacacTGGATTTCAATTTCCAGGAGAACAATGAGAACCTCCAGTTCTGGGGTCTCAAACAAACGTAACATCTAGCAATAATCCATGCTCGTTTGAGACGTTTTCACATTCAtgaccttcccccccccccaccaatccaccttaaagaaaaagagagaaataaagaaaagaaaaaaggaataagaATACGGCTGTTTTGCATTCTGTTATCGCTACAAGTAGGTCGGGTAGACAGCACAAATTTCCTTAACCTGGCATGCTTTGTAGTAGCACCCATTGCTGAACGTACGTAGCGTGCGACATACTGCAGTAGGACAAACCAtcggaaaaacaaaattaacccGCATTTAACCGTCCAGTCTCTGAATGTTAATAACTGtatgttattttcattttgcagCGCGAAAAGAGTGATGGAGTCCAAGCGTAGAGGGGAGGGTATCGCAGGGAGCAGTACTCGTGAGATGACCGCTGTGAAACCCACTAATGTCGTAGGCACTGCTAACGATGCATTGCAAATTGAAGCTTGAAAAGGGATGCACATATCGACAAGAATTCAGGCTCAAATATTGCCTTTGGATTTTTCACGCATTTATTTTCGTGTCGTGTATGCATATGTTTCagtgttaaccctttaagccccaatatccacatacaaattctccaaactgatctccatacatttccttcatgaaTGAGTTGAGATAATTTGATTAttgatcaaggcattttcccgtaggtgatcattttattaattctcataacctaatctcttgacattgtatggatatcgttcGGAGAAAATTGACATcagtcactattgggacttaaagggttaaacacaGGTTGGCTATCGGAGATGCCTTTGGCTCTTTAGCGTTAATGTTAAGTGGTTCTCATAGAGCTGACAAATCTTTACAATGTTAAAATTTATACTTTGGtaactttaacaaaaaaaaatcttggggaATTAGACAGCAAACGCTAGAGGGCAAACAATGCTAATCAGCCAGCCCCGTCCAGAATTATACATTAATTACCTGCGATTAGGCGTTCTTTTCCCTCTGGCTCTGCCACAAAGATTCCGGGCATCTAAAGtgtcatattttttctttttttttccccttgCCTCAGccatagatcgttttcactcacgtggccagcaacTATTATTGGatcaaaagaaaacgtttacattagaaaagagttcaactccccgTCCCGCACAggattgttttggaacaccaatatggctgccgtgacgtcatgtgaaagcgCTCTGTAGTTTTATGTGGTGTACTTTCCTAATCTCGTACCTAGATCTCACTCTGTCTTTCTTTTgaccgtgggagatctgggtacgagattggtTATATTCCATTTATACCAGCCGATATTTGTGGACAACCGGTCATCAAATTGATTTTGTTCGTTTTGATATAACATGATTTAACATTATGTTTACTTCTAACTTGGTGCCTCtctgttaagaaaaaaaaaggtacatTTCCTGCAGCATTTATTTGCAAACAAGGGTATTCACTGGTATTCCCTACAACGTTTTTGAGTGAGATAAtgtaaaagtaaagttttgtctTTACAGATATTACGAGCAACAAGCTCGTTCTCGCACGGGTTGTATCAAATTAAACAATAAGGGTGTAAGATAGTCAATAGCTTCTGAAGATTTTGTCTGAATTTTGTATTGAAAAGTTTCAACAAGCTAGGAAGTTAGCAAAATGTCTTCAAAATACAGTACTAAAAGCGCAACTCTGCATTTATTTCGGGCATATAAACAGGGGCGTAACTACGAAGAACCTACTTCGGTACTTTTTAGATTCGATTTTTATGGATAAATTTATTTGCTAAAAAATTAGAACAGAACAGCTGCAAATATAACAGGTGAATTCCCTTTTATACAGAATGTGCAGTGAGGGAAAGTGTAATAAATggtattaaaaattgttaaattaCACGCTTGCTTTATAAATTAGCTTTAATTGACAGAGCCGTGATTACTGATTTATCGTGAGTGATTTACCTCTACTTTTTACAACATACTGGTTTTGTACATAAGGACAATGTGCCCTTAATTGGTTTTGAGTCGGACTTTCCctcgaccccccccccccccccccagaaattaaaaaaaggatagGAGAGGACTGTCTTCACGGACATACACAGCACTATTTATGTAACTGTGTGATTTCCCGTTCCAGGCTTCTCGTCGTCACAGTTTATAGGTAGCCGCAACactgatttgatttgatttcaaacttcttttttaattaataaaaatagaTGCTGCATAGGTTTTTCATTTTAGGTTGCTTCCTGCTCGGTTGAACGTTCTTTGCTGGCAGAGTCGCTTAGAGGAGATTGTTGTCCGGCGCGAAATTCAAAAATACACGGAAatgtctcaacagttttgtccgggTTCCCACCACACCCTCTGACAGGCTTTTAAGAGTAAAGGACAGGCCGGCTTGGAAAGGAATAGGGAGCTTTCTCGAAAAGTTTTCAGTTGCTCTGGAAGAGCCTTTTCACAGTCTTAAATGCAAAATAAGGGACTGCGTGGCAATACTGAATGATCCTTGCTTTGGCTTCCTTTGGGTTGACCACGTGAAATCTTAAATTCGATCTCTTGTTGAAGGTGGTAACTGCACTGAACACTGGAGTGAGGATAaagctaacctgagatcaggcattgtttgcttgtttgtttgtttgttcggtGGAAAGTTGGCGAACAGGGAAAGGGGTATAGGCAAGACGGTACAATTTTCAGAAACGTTTCTAATGCTAAAGGGCATCCACTTTTATCTACTATGCCTCGTGTTAGACCGTCCAGTTACAATCTTAGGaaagaaacttgttttaaacCGAAGATTAACACTATgcgttttaaaaactcttttattaattatttagtttttaaatatgaattagcTATGTAATATACTTTTTAATATTTGTCACACTTACTTGTAACaaaagatatgtatttttatcttttgatgaataaagactttattattataattcttATTATTAAAACGAAGAAAAGCCGCCtggttcaaaaacaaaataacaaaaaaaagggaaCGCATGGGGTATGAGCAGAGGCGCTAACAGTAAAAACGTATTCTACTGCTAAAAGGCGTAAGAAACTTTTTTCGTTTGCCCAGGGTCGTATTTTAACTGGAAGGGGCTTTAAGAGGTAACATGATACTCCCGCTAACAAAAATGATACTGCAGTCTATCCATTTACACGCGATACTTGGTTGACGCGGACGAGTCAGCATCAACAAGGTAGGCCGTTCGCAGTGCTCAGTTCCGCTGAAAATTATAAGCGGGGCTTTTGACTCGTTTGCGTTGCATCGCCTCTTGTTTTCAATGCTATAATCCTTGCTGTACTGGGGTAAAAGATTGAAGCGTGGAATTCGACGGTCAATCTACGTAACGGTGATCCCCGAGAGGAATCAACAGGATGAAAACAACGTGTTTTTTATCCTTATCTTTGCTATGGATTGCAAGTTTCACTGTACAAGGTAAGAAGAAAATGTTTTAGTTCTAAAATCcttgaaaaaaacttttatgACTGGCAAGAATTGTGCGATAGCGAGGAAATTCTCATAGAAATTTTCCGCGCCTTCGATGAATTAGTCCATTGAGCGAAAACAAAGCATGACTGTTTTCATCCGGTGCGTCACACATTCATCATAGTCCCTGGAAGAATGATACATTGTAGCATTAATCTGCTAGTTCATTAGTAGTTATTCGTCGGCCTTTGTTGATTGAAAGTCTTTATATCGCTAATTTAGACTACCTGAAGACGTTTGTCATAGATTGGCAAAACAGAGAATTGTAGTTCAGTGACACTCATGCTCTCGACGGAACGTCTGTTCATGTGGTCTAGTCTGTTAAATGTCTTCCTTTTCATAGTTTACTTGTAAATATATATGACTCTATTcttttttgcctcttttttctttggagttTCGTGGTTTTTCTAGCTTACTctattaaaaatttgtaaacatttAATCAGGCTGTCAGCACGAGCTAGCAATGAACATGTAACTGCATTTATATAAAAGTAAATATTCCTTGAAAGAAACAGACCCGTTATTTGAGTTTTATAATcacgtttattttatttactgttGACATGAATCTCAATTTATTTATTAGGCCAACTTACCATGATTTTTAAGGGAACACATGCCCCCAGATACATTTCACTTCAAAAATTCGAACCCGTCCTAAGCTATttgacctttcatacattggtTTTCTTTCTCCTTTGATTGACTTTTACTGCTTTGGAGGACCATGAAAATACTAAGCAACTGCAGAAATGCGGGAATATGTTTTGTGTATATGCAAGCGATGATAAATAAATTATGGTGAACTTCAGTAATGAAAGATACGCGCGCCCACGCGGGCCCGCGGTTTTGAAACGTCACGCAGGGACTAGAATCTGTCACGCAGGTGATCTGCAAAGTTTCacgttcattttcttttttttagctgtttcaTCAGATGACAGTAGTGATGTGGTAGGTATATGAATAATGAAACTTCATTCAAAAACGTACTAAATTGCATTTTGTATGGTTATACTAGAATTTTTGTGATCTGTAGCAATTCTCTACATTCTCTCAACAGATTTTGATCAGGACCAAAAGACAGTCAGAGTGAGTTAACAGCTTTTTTATTCCAAATTTGATTTGCTACCAGTTGCTCTGTAGGCTGCAACACAGTCTGGAAgccaagagaaaaaataataaagtccAAAGAGTAACAAACATTTCTTCATCAACACAGATAAATTATCACGCTTAAATGAtcctttatctttttatttattttaaggaaatgtatagaaatAAGTCTTAACTTTTCATGCATGTTCTTTCAGATCAAGGACCTACAGGCTACCGTCTAATCCTCCTCCACCAGATATTTTCACTAATTCGGTAAGATAAGAAATTAAACAAATGATAATTTGCTTATTAAATGGACAAATATATGTGCAAAAATTTCTGTTATAAATATGCTAAATTATGAGATAGTTCCCTTTCCTTTGCATACAAGAATGACTctggtttcttttttccttgCATATAtgtgtattttaaaaattgcatATTAATTGGTGCTCCTTTATGACTACCGGCATGTGCATAAGCACATACCGTTTATGGAAGATTAATTATTGGTGTTGTGGTAAGGTTATAGAGAATGTTTAAAGTGGCTGCTCTAGGAAGTGTGCTTTGCAGAAGCATTGAGGGATAAAACAAGTGAAGACGGAAAACACTGAACTATTTTAAGGATAGCTTTATAATTTatagggggaggggaaaggagGAGTTATTTATGCATGCAAGAAAGCAAATTACCGGTAAGTAATTTAGGTGCACAATTTCTTCTCTCTCTTAATGGGAGACACGTAGGCTATTTGAAGGACAATTCTTCTTATTACCTAGAATTAATTTTAACCAATGAAAGTGTGAAATGAATATATTTTGAACATTGATATCATAGACTCTTCCCCCAAAAGGCGAACCTGGACTACCAGGAGACCGTGGGAGATCTGGACCACCTGGAATACCCGTAAGCCTCTACTCTTAAATTGTGAATTTTAGATGACTGATTTTTGGAACCTGGAAACACAACAGTCCTTTTTAAattgcatgttttgttttcccatttcagaccagGCACATGATATGGTaaccccagagaactgtttcttccAAATACCGTCTTATACCTTGCTTATACATGGTAGcatgtatgcataatttatgaaaagataaaaggcaaattccctggaGAACGTCACCTGGTCTGaatcaagaaaacaaaacatacaaggttaaaaatgtctattttgatCACTGTCTgacaaaacttaccttttgcTGTTCTAAAAACACTTGCATGTTAAACGAGGTTTTTAAGAGATGATGTGATTCCCCCTTTGAAACAGAGTTCTGGTTAGTAAATGTGTCCTCAGTTAGTTATGTGAAACGtacttttactttatttttaccCCAATATATCCATAGGGTTACATAGGGCATCATATCTAATGAACCCCCTTTAAATTATTAAATGCTGCTCGATATAAACTGATTTTGCATTCAAAAACCATGTCACATCAGAAATATAGTCATCTACTACATCACAAAATTGAGCCGACACTGAATTGTACCAGGAGTCGTTTTACATGTGGAGTATGTCTTTTATTCTGACATGCCCTCAGTCATCTCTTTGTGTCCGGTAGTGGCACACAAAGTCTGCCCTGCCCAATCACATTGTCTTAGGCATTTTGAGGTTGAATGGGAGATTGGGTTGTTACCGctttttttgttagcttttgtgGGAACTTGGTGAAAATTTGTTCCCCAATACAGTTCCATAGTCCAATTCGGCACCGACCCAGTCTCAAGCGAAATTAGCTTGAGTAGAAGCTAATGCTTTTTTAACTCTGTTATGCAGGGTGAAAATGGCGATGCTGGCCCACGTGGACTTGGTGGTAAGCAGGTAATGACATGAATTAgttctttattgtttttcttgtaaCTGTATTTTGAATGGCTAAAATAGTCACAAATAAAACCCTAAGATAACCCACTTAAAGTTAGTTTTCAAAATGACAAATCAAAGCGTTTGCAGCCAGCGAatatgtatttttgttttttacaggGTAATCCAGGGACCCAGGGTTCTCAAGGCTCACCTGGACCTCCTGGGAGTGCCGGACCCTCTGGTATAACTCTTATAGGGGTAAGTTCAGGCTTTGTACAGGTAAGCATTGGGTAACATCAGGTGGAGCACAGCAGGACACCTTTGAAGGTTTCACAGAAACCATTTTTCATAGCCTTACTGGTACAGAACCCCACTTGCCTTGAGGAATTGCTGGAAAAACTAATGAACTTACTACACATTAAAGTTGAACATAAGTTTTTCTTCATGACATTAACATCGGGTGAAGCAGGGCAGCACACCTTAGGAGGTTTCATGGAAACACGTCATTTTTCGTAGCCTTAATTACTGGTACAGAACCTCACTTACATGTACCTTGAGGAATTGGAAAAACTAATGAACTCCTACACCGTAAAGTTGGACAGAAGTTTTTCTCCATGAAATTTTACTGAAAGGAACAATCTCACTTCATGCGATGTTAATACTAATCTACAGTATTGTATAATTGCGTTATATGTTTTGTTAAAACTGTTTGGATTGCAGATGGGAGACTGGCCtattgagggggggggggggggggtcagaaTTCATGCTCGGCCTTGGTTGTGATGTATGAATTTGATGTACTCTATTGTTGTAGCAGCGAAACGAGCCTCAATACTTTTTGATTAGTGAATGTTTTTGTTCAGGCACCATCTGGAACGCTTTTATCACAAGATGAGATAGACCAAATCTTGCAAATATGGACGTCTATGCAGAGGCAAATCGTAAGTCCTACAACCATGATTGTAATAAATGAagagaagatcatcgcagtaaagACGCAGCTTTGCGTAAAGAAAGCCTGAAAGCCTCAAAATGTATCTTCATTCCGCGGTTAAAACATAAAATTCctatattcatcatttcaacATGATTCTAGTTTGGTAGGTTTGTTAAGTAAGTGAGTAATCACGTCTATGAGTGATAACCTCTTTTGACAGATTCATTATTCATCCTCCTTAATTAATTTCTGGCCTTTTAATAAAGTCTCCTTCA encodes:
- the LOC140939011 gene encoding uncharacterized protein isoform X2 — encoded protein: MNMASSHLIFRFLRTCGRSKEMGAFCLLVLVSSLMGSTSATSLLSLSSIANPTLSTARLQVSPVTIPTASQSSSASVAATAQVQTTSTSSSSLAANPAPTFSFSTAQVQTTSTSSSSPVATPAPTSTASNAQAQTVSVLSSSLNALISPSSSSVVPATSASVAVDPCKQSNGGCAHNCMKNGTTYNCSCDPGFQLESDLHKCADLDECNSTTARHKCEHICVNTVGSYACACKPGHKLQMDGLSCKESTDPKPTSKAKEIQKWNWIILGIVIGLIALNILILVAGVFAKRVMESKRRGEGIAGSSTREMTAVKPTNVVGTANDALQIEA
- the LOC140939011 gene encoding uncharacterized protein isoform X1; amino-acid sequence: MNMASSHLIFRFLRTCGRSKEMGAFCLLVLVSSLMGSTSATSLLSLSSIANPTLSTARLQVSPVTIPTASQSSSASVAATAQVQTTSTSSSSLAAIPASTSAASTAQVQTTSTSSSSLAANPAPTFSFSTAQVQTTSTSSSSPVATPAPTSTASNAQAQTVSVLSSSLNALISPSSSSVVPATSASVAVDPCKQSNGGCAHNCMKNGTTYNCSCDPGFQLESDLHKCADLDECNSTTARHKCEHICVNTVGSYACACKPGHKLQMDGLSCKESTDPKPTSKAKEIQKWNWIILGIVIGLIALNILILVAGVFAKRVMESKRRGEGIAGSSTREMTAVKPTNVVGTANDALQIEA
- the LOC140939011 gene encoding uncharacterized protein isoform X3, with amino-acid sequence MNMASSHLIFRFLRTCGRSKEMGAFCLLVLVSSLMGSTSATSLLSLSSIANPTLSTARLQVSPVTIPTASQSSSASVAATAQVQTTSTSSSSPVATPAPTSTASNAQAQTVSVLSSSLNALISPSSSSVVPATSASVAVDPCKQSNGGCAHNCMKNGTTYNCSCDPGFQLESDLHKCADLDECNSTTARHKCEHICVNTVGSYACACKPGHKLQMDGLSCKESTDPKPTSKAKEIQKWNWIILGIVIGLIALNILILVAGVFAKRVMESKRRGEGIAGSSTREMTAVKPTNVVGTANDALQIEA